GTGGCTACATGataaaatgaaaaatttaaaattaaagtaTTACTAAATATGAAAAGATATGATTCTTTTTTAAGCTACTTGATATTTAAGAGAGACAGAATACACAGACTCAAACTGTTCGTTTGATACCTTAATTTAGAAAGTGACAATCTAGACACCTCTTATTACTTTAAGTGTGTTTGTTAAAtttagtgttttaaaaggcatttTTTGACTGACTCTCGGGCTAGACGTATCAAAAATGTACTGAGGTGTATTGGCGGGGAGTAAATATCGGGGGGTGTAAATCCAAACTTTTTGGGCTTTTGCTTAATTGTAAGCCTCAGCATTTTCGGCGTTTATTGAGGCTTATGCCCCGAGAATTTTTCAAATTTGAGCTAAACTTACTTaataaattttgtataaaaagATTAAATATCCAAAAGTTATATCATAGTAAAATCTTAAAAAGTTAAAAGTTTTTTTTCTAATTGTTTATCCTAGTTTCATAatcttttttctttgttgtttaCGAAGTAACAGATACACTTTAGACTTTTGTACGCAAAGTACAAACTACAAAGCAAAGAGTTACCTACAATTATTATTATGCTTTCATGCTTGAATTTTCCTTCTTTGTGCTTTATTTGCTTCAAGATATTTTTAGCATTCTTCAATTTATCTTTTTCAAGATAATTTTTAGTTTTAGTATTTCTTTTGATATCACTCTAGTTTAGATAATGTTCTAAAGACTCTATTTTGGATATTTGTATTATAATGAGTGTTcatttattttctagttttatgttttaaaacaataactttatattattattaattttatctTTGAATTATTAGGATAGAGTGTCATTTTTACAACTCTAATTATGTTTCATCATAGTCATGTTATTGGTGTAATGCATCTTTACGTCATTCaccttttcaagatttttttaatGGTTTGTGCACATGTTAGCATGTTAATAATAGATATAGTTTTCCTACTAATTTtatcattttcttaaaattttattgtgttttttatttatatatttattttaataatttataaaatactaaaatcaaATATCCATGGGGCTTACGCTCCGTGCCTCGGGACTTACATCTCGCCGAGGCATAGATAAACACCTCGTCTTACACCCATGCCTTTTAAAACACCGATTAAATCTTTTCCGCTCATGATATAGCAAAATATGTGTATACACTCATAATTTCAACTAATGAAACTTTAATAAGTTATACATTAATTAGTACTAATTGAATAGGAAATGACCCAAAAATTACTTCCTTcgttcatttttcatttttacttgtcacgtttcgcttttcgagagtcaaattatATAGATCTTGACtgacattttaagatgtatttttttcatcatattaatatgagaagaattgcaacttatagtatttattatataGTTTTCGAAcgtctaaattttaatttaaaatattgaattaatctaattcaattttcGGAAGATTAGTTAATTGACTCTCGAGAAACAAAATATGActgtaaaagtgaacggagggagtacttaacATTTAACAAGATAATTATTAATAGTAACTTTTTGCCCACTAAACCcgtaaaaatatttatattttaactttaatattttcttatataaaaaacttaaaattttattttaatttattattttcctttaaaaatcATAAATTTACTTAGTTAgatcatgacccattttgctgtAGGATTTTATATAGGAggttcaaataattttttataaacaTTACAtaataaactttagtttatttgggtgAGATTTCCATATTATAGAAATAAAATACAATATTCGTGTAAGATTTTTGTCGACTGGTACGTGAGATAAGATGGGATATTCCAGGATTAAGTCTGAGATAAAATTTATATTGTGTTTAGTTGACTCAATATAAATTTATCGGTCTTAATCCTGAATATCTTATCTTATCCCATcaaatttgaaaatattttatcTCACCGTCCAGGAGATAAATTAGACCTACAATTATAATCGCAGAAATATATATAATTCCATATAATTTAGTCCACTAATCAAACTATATAGTATAATGAAGAGTCTAAGTATTTAACTTTTTATAATACATGAGGTGTATTTAAAATTAAGTGATCAAATTTGTGTAGGATTTTTTTAGTTTAAGGGTGTAATTAGTATTTAATTTCTAATTTAAGTGATTCGTGCGGTCTTTTGAATTATCGGATAGTTATGAATTGAATTTTTGAACACAAATTTGGCACCATCATCATCAGTGTTCAAAAGTTcaattttaaaataataattaggCACCATCATCATCAGTGTTCAAAAATAATACTTTcatccgtctcaatttatatgatactaaatctttttttttagtcagtccccaaaaaaaagtctttttataattagtaacaatttaactttaaattcacttttttatcttaataaaataatttttaaccACACagtttttataatttattttttatcataaattttaaaaatcttcctttatttcttaaaatgAAATGTAGTCGTGCATGTCGCCTGCTCGATGAACAGGTGTTACCCATTTGGTTGCCGTTGACGCTTTCATGCAGCATGCAGAAAGCCACGTAACCCCCTGTCCACAACTCTACATCTCCATGTTATGTTACTTCTAGCTCCCCTCTCCTAATTTCCTCATCAAATTAATTCTTCCCTGCCAAGACAGATTTCAATACGTTAAGTTTTCTTgtccaacaaaacaaaacaataatgGTGAAATTAGCAACAGCACGTGAGATCCGAATGTACGGTCCAAGACTGACCCGAAACAGATTCGAGTACATCAACGCGGGTCTATACATGTTTGCTACAATGTTGCTTGTAGGTGGGTTTGCGGCTCAGTTTTCGAGAGAAGCATTGTCTGGTTTGGTTTTGTTGTTGATAGCGTTGGGGGTCATAATAGTAGTGAATGTGCATGATCTACTGGCTCACCTTGCTGCCATTGACTATAGATTTTCGTTGCTCGGTTTTGACCCCCAGCTTGCCATTGTTGAATTTGCTGTGCCAGTGGTTCAGTCTGTAGGAACTATTCTATACTTCTTAGGTGTTCTTTTTCTCTTCGCTCAGGTAATAAATTAACTCCCCACAATCTTGATTTTATATTTCCTTCTGattttgtgtatgtatgtgtCATTAGTTTTATCATAACAGTGGGTAGTATTTAATTAGACTTGAGGCGTCTATAAAATACTCCCTCCCCAATTTaaatgtcttagtttgactggacaCAAAGTTTAAAGAATAAAAAGAGGCTTTTGAATCTTACGATCCTAAATTAAATGTGTACCTAATGCTTATAAAATGCAgcaggatgtttgaattgtcaacttagtAAATATAGAAAAATGCACTCTTTTTTGGGATAGACAAAAAGGAAATTAAACACTTAAACTGGACGAAAGGAGCAAATTTCTTTTAAGGTATTAATTGACCCCCTGTTGTAAATGATCACTGTTAGTAATTGGCATTTGGCAATAAAAGCCTTCGAAATCGGGAGACAACAATTCCTGAAAACTTTCCTTACAACTTCAATTAAGAGTAGACAGTTTCATTTCATGTGAGAATTTCAGGAAGAAGATGGGAGGGAGTATGATATTTGATAACCTGTAGAAACTACAAATTTATAATGCTAAGGAGAGGAAGCTGAAAAATCATGTTTCTTCTGAAATGGCACTTGTTCAGACATGACTTAGAAATTAAACAGACTTCTTTCAGAATTAAAAATGTCTAGCGACTCCATTAGTTTTATCTCAGGCACGTCCTTAACGTACAAGTGCCAAGTCCTAGCTAGTTCTATTAAAGACTGTAATATTGTCTAAGCGAATTTCAACTTCCTCGAATTGACCTGCTTGTAAATGAAATAGACACACCCTAATTGTAACACCTTTGAAGCCTTTGTAAAAAGTGCCAATGTGTGGAATAAGATACTTTCTCAATTTGCTTGTTATTAGCTAGCTATTACAGCAATTATAACAAATTAAAATCGCGTAGAATTCTAATCAAATTATTGTTCATCACCCTGAATAAAACAGAAATGATTATGCATCAGTGGCTAAATTTTGACTTTTGGATATGTAGTTTGAATATTGTTGCTGAAATTTTCATCTGATGCATTTCATTTGTAAAAAATTAGGCAGAAAAAGGGTATGGCAATTTCAAAGTGGAGAAGCAAGCTGTGAATCTGCTCATTGCTGGCCCTGCTCTCTGGCTGCTTGGTTCGATCCACAACTCGTGTCAGATTTACGAAAGAGCGGACGGACATGTCCAAATATTGCAACAAAGTGTCAACATTCCCTTCTTGTTGGGAAGTTTATTGTTTCTGGTAGGAGCACTCCTCAATTGGACAGCCCAGTCAGGATATGTCCACCATGGCTTGAAATTGTTAGTAAGTAATCCTACATTTTATAACATATCCATGTGGAAAAATCTATGTATGGATTTAACATTAACTTTTGAATGCCACATATTATGACCATAACAAAAATATATATGAACCCACATTTTGAAGGGAGAAAAGAAAGAGGGTGAATATCCAAATATTCATATGGTAGGGTTGATGCCCACGTCTCCTGAAACCGTACTTGCAAGTTCTGCTCGCAGAAAACTCTCCGCGCTTACTCTTGAGAACACTATTTTTCTTTAGTTAGCTAGTTCTCCCGACCTTAAGACCCTCATGTGGGAAGCATGATCAAGTAGTTTAAGAATAAGAAATGTCTTCAATTCCTAGAATATAGGAAGTGCACAGTCAGAAAGGCCCTTGCCCTGTTCACCTTGCCCTGGTAACCAAGTATCAAAGAGAAGAGAGAAGAGAACATCGTATTTTGGCGACATTCTAGGAGTCATCTTAAACGTCAGATGCTGTCAATAATTCTATAGCAGTAGTCTGATCAATGAAATAAAGTGTATACTGAATAACTTGATACAGAGGTTCCGCAATTCAATTTTTGGATCTGAGACATTCTATTTGGTTGGTTTCCTTTTAAACTCTGTCTATATCCCGTGCTTCTTGTAGTCTTATGACATAGAATACACTATTAAGATGCTTCGAGCAGTACAGTTTCATCAACTAATTATTGAGTGATTTGTGAAATGATGCAGAGTGAAGACTGGAAGTGGTTCGGAGTATTTGGGAGTTTATTGCTGTTCATTGGGGGGTTAATGAACGTGGTAAAAGTGTTCAAGATGCAACAAATGAGTGGGTTGAGGCTAGAAAAGCTACGAGGCGGAGCACAGGACCGACTGATGCAAGAAAGAGAGGGGCAAATGCCCCTGATAATAGAAGAGCAAAGGAGAAGGAGAAAGTCGCCCGAGGAGGGGACAACATCAACTACTGTTGCCCCAACTCCTTACAAGGATGTTCTTGTTGGTCAGCCTTGAGAGTTAATGATTCTATGTGCACTACTCCCATTTTGCCATTGGACAGTCAGATATGAGGGCATGCAGAGGATTTTGCAATTTTGCTTGATCTTGCTGTTCATCTCTAGGTGCTGATTTTATGTGCTTATTGACAAAACTGTTGAGGGGTCGTTTGGCATAAGATCATATAGTATACTTGGATTTGATGTTGAATAATATGTGGATGCATTTGATTCAGACTAGACTATGGGTTACAGGGACGTTGTGCGGATGTTATATTTGTTATGTAATTGGATTTAACCTTGTTTTTTCACTGGAACCTCAAGTCTCCATTTTTCCTGATGGAAAGAAGAAGCGGTTTATATTGGTGAAAGACATGATACAGTGTAGAACAAAACCTCTTATCCAATATGATGCATGTCAAATAACTTGGGAGGGAATACTTTTGTAATAATACCAGATATTAATACCTCGAGTATGGAAAAATTCTTGGTAGGAAGTGTTTTTTCCTGAATGGCGCCCTATGCAGCGCGAATTCAGATATAGTCAAGCAACCGCCCAAATGGCGCCTTATGCGGTGCGAATCCGGATATACTCGGGCTTTAATGCGGGTATCAGACACCGcaggaaaccaaaaaaaaaaaatatatcagatATTAATAGGAACCTAAAGTTGAAACAAATGGATCTCGGGATATTAAAGACAGATTCAAGAACAAATCAGTTCATTTAGGtgttttttcttcttcatcttttgCCCTCGTCTGTATGTTTTTCCTGCAGAGTTGCATTCTGCAAATGACATTGCAGCGAAAGGAGCAAATCTAGTAGATCCTCGAGTATGGTGTTAAATAGGACATCTTATTCCCAATAAATAGATATACAGTTCCCAAGTTTACATGCAAAATTTTGCCCAATACAGggtattttaaattaaaaaaaaggctGAAAAATTAACCTGAATTCCTACCAAGGCGTACAACATTCTACTGAAGCTACCTGTTTTGTCAATGCCAGGAAACGGAAAGTCCTAAATATGTTACAACAAAGAGGAAGAAAAAAATTTGTGAAGACCTGTAGACGAAATAATCAAAACTAGTGCTCCGTATACACTGTACAATATAGCCCCCTACACCAGCTGAGATGATCACCCATGGAAGAGCAAGCCATACCTAAGCTAATGCGAGTGCTTCTTCGTCCTgaggctgctgctgctgctgttgttcAGAGAGACGGTCTTCAGAGAAAGGGAGAAGAATCCGCCTTATTTCTTCTGAACTCAACGTCTCGTACTCTAGAAGTGCATTGGCCATACTGTGCAGAGCCTTTTCATGCTGCAATTGAGTAAGAAAATCACATATAGACGTGAGCGATATTTCCAAACTATGCTgcgtagttaaaacatttcaagTGATATAAATTCACGATCAACAACAAAATGCAATGAGGAAGCATTTCGGGTTGGGGGTTTCGGCTTTAATTTTGTCGTTGCGTTCGCTCATCAAATAAACATGGCATAACACCAGCCATTACGGATGTTAGTAATAGATACAATGCTTCAATGGCGAAGATCTCCTAAAGATCAAATTCTTGATTCGATTTACAACTATAAAGATATTTATTCATGAATCATAAAAGTAATGCATGATAATTTGCACGCTCAACCTGTCGGGAATTAGGTAGCAACTTAAAACCTGAAGGTTGTAAGAACTTAGCAGAGTCTGCAGCTAACTCCGAATCTATTATAGCAACCCATCCTTGAATAATTTCTCCTTTTAACTATTTCTTTACCGAAAGTCTCCTACTTGCTCTATCAAATTTATGCGAAGCATTTTCAATTTAAGACATCTCAGTATTTTTCACGTACTTCTACATTCATAATATTCTACAACTTAATAGTTGAGtttgaattttcttttttcttctcttaTGTAGTGGTGAATTGTTCTAATCATTAGGGGCAtctcaaaatgaaaaaaagaaaattgtCTCATAAGTATCACCAAACATTGACCAAAACGGCCGGCAAATCCCGTACCGGACAACGGCGACACCGGCGGTAATCGAagaatccgagcaacataggGTGAGATACATGTTTCATTAATTCTATTTATCCAAACAATGAAGAGGAAATTAAGTATTTTCCTGTATGTGAGAATAGTTTCCAATGTAATTGGGGATTGATTTTTCCACCTTCTGCCCACCTGGCTAGAAAATTGTTCCTAAAGATTTATGAGTCATTCACTACTCATATTTGTACTTCAAAATTCACCTTCTCCATAGAAAGTTGTCAAAGTCCTAAGAGACCAAAACACTGTCAAACCCATTGAAGAGACTAAATGTTTACATCCTATCATACACTCTGAAGTACCTAACCTATGCATCAACTTGGACTTCCAAAGATACTATCAACTACTGAGCAAGAAGACGGTTGTAAGAGGATCGAAGGTAGTATAGCTCTATGATCATTAAGATATGTAAGACAAACCTTCTTTAGGAGAGCCTTTACACGATCATACGCTTCTCTTAGAAGTTTAACCACCTGTGCATAAGAAGAACAAACATATAAGAGCTTATCAACCCAAATAAAAGGCATGCTATGAATTAGAAATTTTTGATAAGGTCACATGTTACAAAAAAGTACTAAAATATCGGGCTGAGCACATACCTCAGCATCAATACGTGATTGCATTTCAGCACTCGGCCGCTCTTTGACGTGAACAGGTCCAATTACATCACTCATCCCACAGGATGATACCTACAGAAAAATGTGGTACTGTCACACTCTTGTAACAGAATGCTCATTCTGACAAATTTAATAACATCATTCACCGCTtaatatatattaatatatatatattacacagACAAAGAAAATGAAGAAACAACTCTTTTTAACTCTTCCTGTGAAGCAGATCTGGAGAGAAACCCTCTCGAGGCAACTTTTGCCTGTGGTTAGCAACCCTCTCGAGGCAACTTTTGCCTGTGGGTAGCAACGTCTTTGCAGCAAATCGTGGGTGTGGGGGGGAAGGGGAAGCTGAGTTGCATCTAACTTATGTCTAGAGCCAAATACTACCACGGCATACACATCCGGAGGGtatgtttgctttcttttttcTGTTTCCACCATGTTGGGTTATGCCTAGGTTAGAGGACTGTTAATTTTACTTATATTGATAAATATCAGTAGATGGAGGAAAAAGAACTAAAGGTGATCCTCTTTTctctatttatattttctagGCACTTTGGGTTGAGAGAAATTGGAGGGCAGTCCAAGGAAGCAATAATGACTTCAGAACTTTTCAGATCGGCAGACTCAATTTCTGTGCCCAGCACAGCCTCGAATTGCACAGATTTAGTTTATCTTTCTGTTATTTTGAGTTCGGCAAGGGACAATATTTTCTTCCCAACATCCTATTATCAGTTAAGTAAATTCCTAACGAAACCTGCAATACAAAAGTCTTAATGTTCGCATGAATATTTTCTTTTAGCAATACTGGTGAGAAATCAAAATGGAAGAAGCACTACTGTAGATAATTCACTTTTGTTCAAACTGGAAACTCAAGTCTCCCAGATAATGTTGATGAGAAAACAAGACTCTCTGGGTTAACAAATTCTGACATATAACAAATTCTGGCATATCAATGCAGCTAAAAGCCAGATGAGCAATTTAAAAGAAATCATGCAGCCAGAAAGAACATCATATTTTAATCTAAATGCAACATTGAAATATATAGGCGTGTAAATAATTGCTGAGAAATAAATAAGAGATTGGGAAACAACTTCTTCTCAAAACCAATATTGGtaatacatgatgcatatatttTAAATCGTTGAAGGTCTGAAAAATAAACCTTGTTTACTAAGCtatagaaataaaaagggaagagTGAAGAAGTATTCTTACTACATATATAAGCCATTTCTTTCACTATAATAGATGTTACTAAGTAGCAAAATTGTACCATGTAATGAGCAAGTTCTGTAGCTGTGTTCAGGTCACTACTAGCCCCAGTAGTTACATTGTCTTGACCAAAGACCAGCTCCTCAGCTACTCTTCCTCCCATACAAACATCAAGGCGTGCTAACAACTGTTTTTTGCTGATTGATGTCTCATCATTTGAAGGAAGTTGTGTAACCATTCCCAAAGCAGACCCGCGAGGCATGATTGTAGCTTTATGGATTGGATGTGCACCTTCAGTATTCAAGGCAACAATTGCATGGCCACTCTCGTGATATGCAGTTAGCTGAAAAAGACAATATTTTACCGTAATGGTGATGGTATGTCTGGATATTGTAACATGTCCAGTTGTCCACCACAGAACTTGGACAGGGAAAACAAGGTGTTGGTCCATTACGAAAACATTCTAAGAGTCCTTTCATTAACTATACGAGAGGGTGACCTAGATTCTGCACAGCATTCACAAAATACAAACTTGATGTTTCGAGGCCAAATAAGTTCTTGTATCCTAAGGTATTTTTCCAGTTCATAAATATATAAAATCAAACAATTATATAGATTACCAAAATTCAATACCTGATGTTAAATCAAATCAAAATTACAACAGCAAGATACAGGATACAAACATGAACGTATTTTTCATAATAGAGCAGAATACCTTCTTTGAGTCTTCTGACAGGAACATGGTTTTGCGTTCTGTTCCCATTATTATTCTATCTTTTGCAAACTCCAACTGTGATGCATTTACCTTCTCAGCACCTTCAACAGCAGCCTTAATGGCAGCAATATTCACCAGGTTTGCCAAATCTGTTTCAAACACAAACGATTAATAATATATCCATGTCACCAATTAAGAAAAGAGCCAGGTTGTGATCATTCGAATCACCAGTTCCTAGAAAAGATGTCAGAATGTATGTTTAGTATTAAGCTGTCGTGTTACAAGAGTCATGTCATTAGTTAAATACCGTCCCACATGGAACAATTATCATACGAGTCTTGGATTTGACAGCTACGTATAGGTGTGTCTTGTATGTCATTATCATCAGGTGTTCAGTATTTTTCTCTTTTAATTTTCACATTTTCACATGATATCAGAACCAAACTTTGGTAAGCTCATACTCACAATTGCTTTTCTTTAACTATTCTCACTCTAAGATTCTTTATCTAAAATCAGCATTGAACCATTAACTCAGCTCCAAACCCACTCTTTAGCCTATCGAATCTACTTTTTCTCTTTACTCCTCAGCTTGGTAAGTCTGCTCTCTCTATCTCTCACTTTTCTTTTAAGTGCTTCAGCCACGACCTTGTGGAGCCACTTCGTCTTCTCCCCAACAAAAAGAACAAAGCCAGATAAatcataaaagaaaaagaaggcaAAATAATCTTTAATCAACGTTTAATTTCAAGAATTGAGTTAACACGTGATGGAGGTTGTTAAATTATACATCAATCCCGCATTGGTTGAGGAAGGGTTCCAAAGGATTTATAATGGTTCTTAGCTACTCCACTCATTGCATTAGGGTTTTGGTGTGAATTTTCATATTCTTTTACGTGGTATCACAACAAAATTTTGGTGAGCCCGTTTTCATAACTGTTTCCCTACCTATTATTTTCTCAATCGGGCTTCTCCCTCTCAATTCAACCATCAACCCCTACAGGCTAAAGTCCTCACTCCGCTGAGCCACTCTCTATCTCTATTTACtccaaatctctctctctctctccccctccctctctctctctccacgcTAGGCCGACTCTTCAATCCGCTGAGTCTACTCTATGTCTACCTATGCTCCAAGCTCAATCTTCAGCCCATTGAGCCTATCACTACTTCCACGTCCACTTTTCGATCTTTTTCCATAAAAAGAGTCTCAATTGCTAATGCAAATCCTAGAATAGGTTTGCACACAAGAGAGGGTATTAGAGAATGCACTTGTCTTTTTTCTTAAATTCAAACTTGTCCCTCGTAGTTGTGTGTTAGAGTGGGTTAGAGTCCCACATTGGTTGGGAAATGGCCTAGTGGTCTCCTTAcatggacttgggcaatcctcccctcatgagctaacttctggggttgagttaggcccaagggCTATATCTTGCATGGTGTCGAAGTCAAGTGCGTCCCTGTTTGGGCCCCATATTATATTGTTCATGCTCCAGTTGGCGGTCTGGGCGTGTTAGAGTCCCATAATGGTTGGGGAATGGGCTAGGGGTCTCCTTATACagacttgggcaatcctcccctcatgagctagcttttggggttgagttaggcccaaaggTCATATCTTACATTGTGCAAGAGTTCCCAACGAGATTTAATACGGTCCTGGACTACTCCATCCAAAGCCTCAATGGTTTGAGTTGAATGCTCATATCTTTCACAAAACGCATATGAATGCTCTCTTTTTCAATTGGGCAAGTGAGAAATTGTTGACCCTACCTCCTTCCTAACACCCAGCCCAACCCCCACCGAACCCCTCTCTGTTTTTAAGAGTTTAAGTtctattaattttatttttaatctgGTGACTCAATTGATACTATGATAAATAAAAACAAAGTGTTATCAAAACTATAATCCCATCCTACCCCAAAAGTAAACAAAGCATcgaaatcatcatttatataacccTTTTATAAGCCATCGGTACTTAATTCTACCAAATATTCTCTATAATCAAATGGACAACCTCCCAAATATTATAATCTGCCAAATCCCTAGGAAACATGACAATTAATAACAGTGCAATGATGTATCAATAACACCACAATTCCATCTGTCAATAACAGTAACATGATATATCTAGGCTAGGAAAAATCTCTGACATTAGCCAAATGTAAATTGTCAAAAGAAGTTCATAAAACAATGTTACCGCAAGGAAGAGACAATACACAAAACAATGGACAAAAGAAAACAATTGGCTCCAAGTGTAATCTAGTCCAATGATCTCAAACAATAGCTATAAGTAGTGCTCTTATTCCTGTACATGGCCCATCAACTTGCATAATATTTGCTTTTGTGCATCCCACATCCATTAACTTTCTTTTCACACGTCCAGAGTTATTTTTAGGAGCAAACCATGTCTAGCAGATTGGATAAATGATACAGCCAACTAAACAAATCCAATCTTCTTTTACCAAATACCTAAGAAAATATCACAGATAGAATCCATGTAACGAGGATCATCCATTTCAATCTTGAAGAAGGTTGTATACCATCTAAGTAGACATCTATTTTAGGATAAAAAACGATTCAAAATATATGGAAAACTTAAACAAAAGGCAATGAACACAAAATAAAATGAGCAGTGCACGTGCCTGCTCCATTGAATCCTGGTGTTCCACGAGCAATCGCGTTCACGTTGACATCATCACTGACTGGTTTGTCTTGCAAATAAAGCTCTAAGATCTCTTGACGACCCCGCACATCTGGGTTGGGAACCACAATCTAGAAAAAGTAGTTTCGGTGTTAACAGCCTGATGATGGACCATTTTAATATAAGAAAAATGCAATTAAAAAGTCAGAATTTTTTTGAATGACTTTTTATCCTCCTGCTTTTGGAAAACACATTGTATGTGATTTTCTTCCTTATCAAAAAATCACATACAATGTGTTTTCCACAAGCATGATGATAAAAAGTCGTTCAACAAAATTCTGACTTAGTCTGACATCTCAGAACAAGGAAATGCATACACTCTAAATTAAGTATATAAGTACTGTACAATTTCACAACCAAAAACGCTCCCCTGAAATTTGCTCTTATTCCAATTTCCAAATGAAATTCATGGCGTTGTTAATGGACACCCAAACTTAAAGCATAGCTTTATTGGTgtaaaaagtcaaaaaaaaaaaaaaaaaaatgaaaaagttaaACCAGTAGGATAGTGTCGCGCAACTCTCCTGTAGATAAATTCATGATAAGTACTCGGTGTACTTGTTATCAGATTGTGCCATCAAAATACTCTAGTTAATCAGTGGAGAAAACTACTAAAGAAGTCCAAATTTATGCCCTGAAAGCCCCATAACATCTGAACAGGATGGAAAAACTCCAAAAGACTTACATGCCTATCAAATCTACCGGGTCTTGTCAAGGCAGGATCAAGAATATCAGGCAAGTTTGTCGCAGCCATCAATATTATGCCCTGTATAATGAGTCAAAACTATACTTCAGTCTCAAATTCAGGAGAGGTATATTCATGAT
The nucleotide sequence above comes from Lycium barbarum isolate Lr01 chromosome 3, ASM1917538v2, whole genome shotgun sequence. Encoded proteins:
- the LOC132632035 gene encoding uncharacterized protein LOC132632035 isoform X1 produces the protein MVKLATAREIRMYGPRLTRNRFEYINAGLYMFATMLLVGGFAAQFSREALSGLVLLLIALGVIIVVNVHDLLAHLAAIDYRFSLLGFDPQLAIVEFAVPVVQSVGTILYFLGVLFLFAQAEKGYGNFKVEKQAVNLLIAGPALWLLGSIHNSCQIYERADGHVQILQQSVNIPFLLGSLLFLVGALLNWTAQSGYVHHGLKLLSEDWKWFGVFGSLLLFIGGLMNVVKVFKMQQMSGLRLEKLRGGAQDRLMQEREGQMPLIIEEQRRRRKSPEEGTTSTTVAPTPYKDVLVGQP
- the LOC132632035 gene encoding uncharacterized protein LOC132632035 isoform X2, producing MVKLATAREIRMYGPRLTRNRFEYINAGLYMFATMLLVGGFAAQFSREALSGLVLLLIALGVIIVVNVHDLLAHLAAIDYRFSLLGFDPQLAIVEFAVPVVQSVGTILYFLGVLFLFAQAEKGYGNFKVEKQAVNLLIAGPALWLLGSIHNSCQIYERADGHVQILQQSVNIPFLLGSLLFLVGALLNWTAQSGYVHHGLKLVKTGSGSEYLGVYCCSLGG